One Chaetodon trifascialis isolate fChaTrf1 chromosome 21, fChaTrf1.hap1, whole genome shotgun sequence genomic window carries:
- the LOC139349998 gene encoding phospholipid scramblase-like, which translates to MVSTGSRHTARRRPDQVQPDGSDRRPDHNLNHLNLNNLNLNHLTLNHLNLNHLNLNHLNLNHHHNLNHLNLNHLNLNHLNLNHHHNLNHLNQNHLNLNHLNLNHLNLNHLNLNHLTLNHLNLNHLNLNHLNLNHLNLNHHHNLNHLNLNHHHNLNHLNLNHHHNLNHLNLNHLNLNHLTLNHLTLNHLNLNHLTLNHLNLNHLNLNHLNLNHLNLNHHHNLNHLNLNHLNLNHLNLNHLNLNNLNLNHLTLNHLNLNHLNLNNLNLNHLTLNHLNLNHHLNLNQVNHSKV; encoded by the exons ATGGTTTCCACCGGCAGCCGCCACACGGCGAGAAGACGGCCAGACCAGGTCCAACCCGACGGCTCAGACCGCCGTCCA GACCACAACCTGAACCACCTGAACCTGAACAATCTGAACCTGAACCACCTGACCCTGAACCACCTCAACCTGAACCACCTCAATCTGAACCACCTCAACCTGAACCACCACCACAATCTGAACCACCTCAACCTGAACCACCTCAATCTGAACCACCTCAACCTGAACCACCACCACAATCTGAACCACCTGAACCAGAACCACCTCAACCTGAACCACCTCAATCTGAACCACCTCAACCTGAACCACCTCAACCTGAACCACCTGACCCTGAACCATCTGAACCTGAACCACCTCAATCTGAACCACCTCAATCTGAACCACCTCAACCTGAACCACCACCACAATCTGAACCACCTCAACCTGAACCACCACCACAATCTGAaccacctgaacctgaaccaccACCACAATCTGAaccacctgaacctgaaccaccTCAATCTGAACCACCTGACCCTGAACCATCTGACCCTGAACCACCTCAACCTGAACCACCTGACCCTGAACCATCTGAACCTGAACCACCTCAATCTGAACCACCTCAATCTGAACCACCTCAACCTGAACCACCACCACAATCTGAACCACCTCAATCTGAACCACCTCAACCTGAaccacctgaacctgaaccaccTGAACCTGAACAATCTGAACCTGAACCATCTGACCCTGAaccacctgaacctgaaccaccTGAACCTGAACAATCTGAACCTGAACCACCTGACCCTGAACCATCTGAACCTGAACCACCACCTCAACCTGAACCAGGTGAATCACAGTAAAGTCTGA